The following proteins come from a genomic window of Nocardiopsis sp. YSL2:
- a CDS encoding SCO1664 family protein has product MTADAFEGLTPDLGLDLVRTGELTVEGRLTAASNATLYCTVSDGARSAACVYKPVAGERPLWDFPDGTLAGREVSAYAVSEALGWSVVPPTVHRDGPFGEGMVQLWVHGDTTVDLVALSRETDNRDLRRMAVFDAVINNSDRKIGHLLPTPGGHLYGCDHGVSFAEEYKLRTVLWQWQGQPLGDDALEALEGVHDALRNPASALSAELERHLTGPEAFAVRRRVELLIHHRVHPYPAPDWPSVPWPPV; this is encoded by the coding sequence ATGACCGCTGACGCCTTCGAAGGGCTGACCCCCGATCTGGGCCTGGACCTGGTGCGCACGGGCGAACTCACCGTGGAGGGGCGGCTGACCGCGGCCTCCAACGCCACGCTGTACTGCACGGTGTCGGACGGGGCCCGCTCGGCCGCGTGCGTGTACAAGCCGGTGGCCGGGGAGCGCCCGCTGTGGGACTTCCCCGACGGCACCCTGGCGGGCCGCGAGGTGTCGGCCTACGCCGTCTCCGAGGCCCTGGGTTGGTCGGTCGTGCCCCCCACCGTCCACCGGGACGGCCCCTTCGGTGAGGGCATGGTGCAGCTGTGGGTCCACGGTGACACCACCGTCGACCTCGTCGCCCTGTCCCGCGAGACCGACAACCGCGACCTGCGGCGGATGGCGGTCTTCGACGCGGTCATCAACAACTCCGACCGCAAGATCGGCCACCTGCTGCCCACACCCGGGGGACACCTCTACGGGTGCGACCACGGCGTGTCCTTCGCCGAGGAGTACAAGCTGCGCACCGTGCTGTGGCAGTGGCAGGGCCAGCCGCTCGGCGATGACGCACTGGAGGCGCTGGAGGGAGTGCACGACGCACTCCGGAACCCGGCGAGCGCGTTGTCCGCCGAACTGGAGCGTCACCTGACCGGACCGGAGGCCTTCGCGGTCCGCCGTCGGGTCGAGCTGTTGATCCACCACCGGGTGCACCCCTACCCGGCGCCCGACTGGCCCTCGGTGCCCTGGCCGCCGGTCTGA
- a CDS encoding DUF3090 domain-containing protein, with the protein MPVFQFNPPDRFVAGTVGQPGDRTFFLQAVGEGRITSVVLEKAQVEALATRIEELLEEVHRRFGAPPDETAPPEDDAPLEQPIEQDFRVGTLALAWDAEAARVIIEAQELDETAGDDDVEDDDEELEVFAEDAPAHRDVLRVYLTPGAARAFAGRALKVVSAGRPDCPLCGRPLDPNGHICARQNGYRPDRLV; encoded by the coding sequence ATGCCCGTATTCCAGTTCAATCCGCCGGACCGGTTCGTCGCCGGAACCGTGGGCCAGCCGGGAGACCGCACCTTCTTCCTGCAGGCCGTGGGGGAAGGCCGCATCACCAGCGTCGTCCTCGAGAAAGCCCAGGTCGAGGCGTTGGCGACCCGGATCGAGGAACTACTGGAAGAGGTGCACCGCCGATTCGGCGCGCCGCCCGACGAGACCGCCCCGCCTGAGGACGACGCTCCGCTGGAGCAGCCCATCGAGCAGGACTTCCGCGTGGGCACCCTGGCCCTGGCCTGGGACGCCGAGGCCGCGCGGGTGATCATCGAGGCCCAGGAGCTCGACGAGACCGCGGGCGATGACGACGTCGAGGACGACGACGAGGAGCTGGAGGTCTTCGCCGAGGACGCTCCCGCGCACCGGGACGTCCTGCGCGTCTACCTCACTCCGGGGGCCGCGCGCGCGTTCGCGGGGCGGGCGCTCAAGGTCGTCTCCGCGGGCCGCCCCGACTGCCCGCTGTGCGGTCGGCCCCTGGATCCCAACGGCCACATCTGCGCCCGGCAGAACGGCTACCGGCCGGACCGCCTCGTCTGA
- a CDS encoding MSMEG_4193 family putative phosphomutase — protein MATSTAPQSASSAAAAPPPADRPTAPEPQPSAASARPAPPPPAAITLLLIRHGMTDATGPRLAGRAPGLHLNDTGRGQAADAAHRLSGLRPAALVSSPLERCQETAQAIALHLDTAVTTDERFIECDYGSWTGRNLSDLAEEPLWRVVQDHPSAARFPGGESLAASSARAVAAVRDWNTRLLQEHDAAGGEGPPPVYAVCSHGDIIKAIVADALGMHLDMFQRLRVDPGSVTSITYTRTRPFLNVLNDTGESLVAGLPTRAEARGDAAVGGGAGGGADETA, from the coding sequence ATGGCGACATCCACGGCACCCCAGAGCGCGTCCTCCGCGGCCGCGGCGCCCCCTCCCGCTGACCGGCCGACCGCCCCCGAACCGCAGCCTTCCGCGGCGTCCGCGCGGCCCGCTCCGCCTCCGCCCGCCGCGATCACGCTGCTGCTGATCCGGCACGGTATGACCGACGCCACCGGACCCCGCCTGGCCGGGCGGGCCCCGGGGCTGCACCTCAACGACACCGGCCGGGGCCAGGCGGCCGACGCGGCCCACCGGCTGAGCGGCCTGCGCCCGGCCGCGCTGGTCTCCAGCCCGCTGGAACGCTGTCAGGAGACCGCGCAGGCGATCGCCCTGCACCTGGACACCGCCGTCACCACCGACGAGCGCTTCATCGAGTGCGACTACGGGAGCTGGACCGGCCGGAACCTGTCCGACCTGGCCGAGGAGCCGCTCTGGCGGGTGGTCCAGGACCACCCCAGCGCCGCCCGCTTCCCGGGAGGGGAGTCGCTGGCGGCCTCCTCCGCGCGGGCCGTGGCCGCGGTACGGGACTGGAACACCCGCCTGCTCCAGGAGCACGACGCCGCCGGGGGCGAGGGGCCGCCGCCGGTGTACGCGGTGTGCAGCCACGGCGACATCATCAAGGCGATCGTGGCCGACGCCCTGGGCATGCACCTGGACATGTTCCAGCGGTTGCGGGTGGACCCGGGCTCGGTGACGTCGATCACCTACACCCGGACGCGGCCGTTCCTGAACGTGCTCAACGACACCGGGGAGAGCCTGGTCGCGGGCCTGCCCACCCGGGCCGAGGCCCGTGGGGACGCCGCGGTCGGCGGCGGCGCGGGCGGCGGAGCGGACGAGACCGCCTGA